GTCAAGGTGTCCCTGGCTGGCCCCGGAGACACAGAGGTCATCAGATAGCTTGGCAGGAGACGTTCTTCTGGCCTCAGTCACAAGACTGCCTGCATCCCCGGGGAAGCTGTCTCCAGAAGCTGGGGCAGCGATCACTCCCACCAGCTGGCTGGTGCTGGGATCTGGGTCACCCAGAGGCCACAGCACCTGAGGCCCAGCCCCACGCTCTCTGGCTGCCCTCTCAAACCCTCATTTGGtttgagaagaggaaaggaagtgaaaacaaggaaaggaaaggatacAGATGCCCCACTTCCTAGGGTCCCCCAGGACTGAGGGGTCACAGTGGGGATGGGGGAGAGCTAGTGGCAGCCGATGCCGAGGCCGAGCTTAGGACGAGGGTGCCGAGCTAGGCTTCTCCTCCCGGGACACTGGGATGGCTCGCTCGCTGTGGCTGGTGTCCACGCCGGACGGGACCTTAGGGCCAGCGAAGGTCAGCATGCCATCTGCAGACAGGGAGCAGGAGAGAGCCGACTGGTCCACGTTGGAGGGCAGGCGGTAGCGGCGATGGAATTCACGGGAAATGTAGCCGTGGTCGTCCTGGGGACGGTCAGGGGAGGGCGTGGTCAGAGAAGCTGATGGCAGCACGTGGCCGCCAACCCCACACGGAGCTGGCCCTCCTCGACTGCACGAGAGTCAAGCCTGCGACACCCTCATGGGGCAGGAGCTCCTGCTGAGATCTACCTGCCCagccccttccttcctgcccacGGTGGGGCCGCTCACTGCCACAGAACTGGTTCCTCAGACTCCAAAGTCTCATGGCTGTTCCTGCCCCTGGCCCCTACCTGGTCAGGCCCCCTTTACCTGTGACCCTACAGACAGCCCAGGCTCAGGGTCTCTGGCCCCATCTAACGGAGCCCACTTCCCCTCAGGGCCTGGTCCCAGACCCCAGCACTTCCCTCTGGGAGAGGCGGCTGCCGCAGGCTGAGCGTGCCCGTGGGGCTCTGTGCCGCTCACCTGCCTCTCGCTGTGTTTGCCATGGATCTCCACGGAGTCCTCCAGCACCTTCACCGTGAGGTCCTCGGGAGAGAAGTGCTTCACATCCAGGTAGATGACAAACTTGTCCCGGTCAGATCGGACCTGAAACCAGGCACTCGTGGGGGTCCCCCTGGGCCACGGCTCGGGGAGGGAGCCACGTGTCCCTGCAGGGCTGGCCGGAGCAGCCAGCTGCAGTGGCTGGTAGGTGGGTGCCCAGCTCCTCAGACAGAAACTCCCCCTGCCCAGGGCACAGGCCCAGGGGCTGTGATGGGGCTGTGCGGGCTCAGCTGACCAGACCTGGGGGTCAAGTCGGTGGTGCCTGTGGGCTGCCTGGCTGATGAGCACCTGCCTGGCTGCCTGGTTAGCAATTAGGAGGTTGGTTA
The DNA window shown above is from Manis javanica isolate MJ-LG chromosome 3, MJ_LKY, whole genome shotgun sequence and carries:
- the CRYAA gene encoding alpha-crystallin A chain, which gives rise to MDIAIQHPWFKRALGPFYPSRLFDQFFGEGLFEYDLLPFLSSTISPYYRQSLFRTVLDSGISEVRSDRDKFVIYLDVKHFSPEDLTVKVLEDSVEIHGKHSERQDDHGYISREFHRRYRLPSNVDQSALSCSLSADGMLTFAGPKVPSGVDTSHSERAIPVSREEKPSSAPSS